One Candidatus Zixiibacteriota bacterium genomic window carries:
- a CDS encoding STAS domain-containing protein: MRFRDHLDGRIAVFELSGKIMGGRDSTLFQGRVNEYVNINRNRILIDMAGVEWTNSRGLGMLIAALRLVQGSGGRLALTNIERVRSLLAVSRLATVFEHFDSRADALEALRSD; encoded by the coding sequence ATGAGATTTAGAGACCATTTGGACGGCCGGATCGCCGTCTTCGAGTTGTCGGGGAAAATCATGGGCGGCCGCGATTCCACGCTTTTCCAGGGACGGGTGAACGAGTACGTGAACATCAACCGCAACCGGATTCTCATCGACATGGCGGGGGTGGAATGGACCAACAGCCGCGGCCTTGGGATGTTGATCGCCGCGTTGCGGCTGGTCCAGGGCTCGGGCGGGCGACTGGCGCTCACCAATATCGAGCGCGTCCGGTCGCTTCTGGCGGTGTCGCGGCTGGCGACCGTGTTCGAGCATTTCGACAGCCGGGCCGACGCTCTCGAGGCGTTGCGCTCCGACTAG
- a CDS encoding ABC transporter permease, producing MKTLLTLARKDLRLLWRDRFGLFWVIVFPLLMALFFGSIFSTGGARAGSMKIAAVDELRTEQSRQMIGKLSAKPVLAVTPLPLDSARLLVQKGKLTAYVLLKRDSLATGEGNPFAMPPIEIGLDPSRKAEAGYLQGMVTEAWFSLMQDRLADPAVAKTWVNEGLAGLRADTALPPDQRGVLTRLLASFDDYLTTFDSAEVSQSSPFGKTAITVVEVAVEREGPRSPFEITFPQALTWALLGCALTFAQSIVSERQRGTYLRLRLAPITRGQILAGKGLACFVTSGAVSVALLAVGVLIFGVRVAFPLGMAIALAAAGCCFVGLMMLISVLGRTEQAVSGAGWAIMLVMAMAGGSMVPLMVMPSWMLTVSNFSVVKWAIYAYEGAIWRGFTLGQMLVPAGILTAIGAIAFALGVAILARTDR from the coding sequence ATGAAGACGCTTTTGACTCTGGCCCGCAAGGATCTCCGCCTGCTCTGGCGCGACCGCTTCGGCCTCTTCTGGGTGATCGTGTTTCCCCTGCTCATGGCGCTCTTTTTCGGTTCCATTTTCAGCACCGGCGGGGCGCGCGCGGGCAGCATGAAAATCGCCGCGGTCGACGAACTGCGGACCGAGCAGAGCCGGCAGATGATCGGCAAGCTCTCCGCCAAGCCCGTGCTCGCCGTCACCCCGCTGCCGCTCGATTCGGCGCGCCTGCTCGTGCAGAAGGGGAAGCTCACGGCGTACGTGCTCCTGAAGCGGGACTCGCTTGCGACCGGCGAGGGCAACCCCTTCGCCATGCCGCCGATCGAGATCGGTCTGGATCCGTCGCGCAAGGCCGAGGCCGGCTACCTGCAGGGGATGGTGACCGAGGCCTGGTTTTCGCTCATGCAGGACCGCCTGGCTGACCCGGCCGTCGCGAAAACCTGGGTCAACGAGGGCCTGGCGGGATTGCGCGCCGACACCGCCCTGCCCCCCGACCAGCGCGGCGTGCTGACCCGGCTGCTTGCGAGTTTCGACGACTATCTCACGACCTTCGATTCCGCCGAGGTGAGCCAATCCTCCCCGTTCGGGAAAACCGCCATCACGGTGGTGGAGGTGGCGGTGGAACGGGAGGGGCCGCGGTCACCGTTTGAGATCACGTTCCCCCAGGCGCTCACCTGGGCGCTGCTCGGGTGCGCGCTGACATTCGCGCAGTCCATCGTCAGCGAGCGGCAGCGCGGCACCTATCTGCGGTTGCGGCTCGCCCCGATCACGCGCGGACAAATTCTCGCGGGGAAAGGGCTGGCGTGTTTCGTCACCTCCGGCGCGGTCTCGGTGGCGCTGCTGGCGGTGGGAGTGCTCATCTTCGGCGTCCGCGTGGCGTTCCCGCTCGGCATGGCGATCGCCCTGGCGGCCGCGGGATGCTGCTTTGTCGGGCTCATGATGCTCATCTCCGTCCTCGGCCGCACGGAGCAGGCGGTCAGCGGGGCCGGCTGGGCGATCATGCTTGTTATGGCCATGGCGGGCGGCTCGATGGTCCCCCTCATGGTCATGCCGTCGTGGATGCTCACCGTGAGCAACTTCAGCGTCGTCAAATGGGCGATCTACGCGTACGAGGGAGCGATCTGGCGCGGGTTCACGCTCGGACAGATGCTCGTGCCGGCGGGCATTCTCACCGCGATCGGCGCGATCGCGTTCGCCCTCGGCGTCGCCATTCTGGCGCGCACTGACCGCTGA